The Nostoc sp. PCC 7524 nucleotide sequence AAGAGTGCCTTCTGCTATAAATCCTGACAGAAAAAAGCTGGAGGCTAACCAAGTTTGTTCGCTTCCAGCTTTTTGGGATTGGCTGTATAAATTGTAAGTTTATCAAGTAGAGGTAATCCTATCTGGGAGGACAAGGATTACACACCATAAGTTCTATCAGCTATGACAATAATTAAACGATTACTGTTGCTCATTCTACTTTTACTGATAGTGCTAATAGTTGAGCCTATTTAGCTCTAGCAAAACCAGTTTTATGTAAGAAAGTCACCGAAATTTCCTCCACCACAGGGAAACTCGACATAGAGCATTCAAGTTAAAATTTGGAGGAGGCCAGCACTCCAATTTCTCTTGACTCTAACTTTCTCAAAGCCAGAACTACTAATAGTAATGGTTAATTTGTCTGGATTTCTGGAGGAGTCAATAACTCCTACAGCCACTGATTGCTTCAGCAACAGCAATCAGTTAGATAGGTCTCATAGTCAGATAATCATTGATGTATCATTGAAAATGAGTTTGCCAGCTAATTGCCCCTGTTTGAGTAGTTATCTTTAATGTATAAGATTTAATTGCTGCATATTTGCCATTTTGGCAGAATTTAGTGATCCATTTATTGAAAATTATAGGAACATCACTGAGAGGCGTTACATTTTAATCTGCTCATTCTGCTGTTCATTGGTGATGGAAAAGTGCTGTTAGCAGAGGGGCGTTAGCCCATGCTGTTAGTCTTTGCTGATTAAAAACTCTAGCCTCTAGCTTCTAGAGTAATCCGCTTTGATTTCTGAATCACTCGTAGAGATAGGGAACAGGGAACAGGTGACAGGGAACAGGGAAGAAAGAATAAATGTGTACTGAGTTTTGTATGCGCCAGCGCAGACTACACCAACAACAATCCAATAGGAATCCTATAGTTCCTTTTTAATTACTTATTGGTGTACGCAGTTCATGACGGCTACTTAATTATTAATCAGATTGAGTTCGCGCAATTTTAAGGAAGTATCTTGATTATTGATTGGTTGTGCCTCAAGTTCTATCGATTGATAATCATAAAGTTTCTGGGATAAACATTGCTCCAAATGACCACCACGAATTTCGGTTTTTTGCTTACCCACTACTTCAAAATAAGCCAGGTCTTTAATTTTACTCAAGCAACTGGATGAGGAATTAGTATCAGTTCTGTTGGCAACAGAGGGCTTATTTATGTTGATATTTTCATGATGCTGCTGTTGCACTCTGCTGCCTTCAGAGTTTTCTTTCAGTAATCGGTTATAGGTACGGTAAGGAATGTAATGTAAAGGATTATAACCAGCAATGCGTAGCATTAAAACACAAGCCCAAGAGTATTTTCCAGCCAGAATCGCCTCAACTACTTTGTCAAATTGCTGAGGATTGACTGCTTTATTGAAGTTGCTCATACCTGTAACGTCTTGATTCATAGTGTTTTTTGTTTGCGATAGTAATATTTCTGTTCTGCGACGTTGATGTTGTAATTAAACAAATGTGTAAATTACAACATTAAACAATAAAATTAGATAATTGAATAAAACTATATACCCAAGGGTTGATAATATCTGCCAAAAAGAGACTCTCTGTTGTGTAGTTAATACCTGATAAATGATAGATATGCCAATTTCGATATTTTTAGATATCTCTGTCAAAGCAGATATGGATGTTGCAATGTAATTACTGCTATTAATTGATGCCATCTCAAGAGCTAAATTGCAGTCAGGGTAAAAATTATCTTGTTTCATCTTTTAACTGCTCCTTGTCATTTCATTTGACTAGCAGACAAAAGTCTTCCTTCGGGTCTTGGTAGATACAGTCTTGTTATTTAACTGTGTATACGCTTCATTTATTTCCCCCTGATAGATTTATTGTATGATATTTTTCTATGACTTGGCTTTAAAAGGTCAGTGGTATTGAATGTGCTTTAGTATGGCTTAGAAAAACTATTCATCCACACTATATCAAGAGCAATATTCGTATTTATACTAATTCTCTTCATCAATGTCACCTACTAATCTGGAATATTAATCAATAATTTTACGGAATATTTCCAATGTTGACTTTTTTGCTGTACGGTTTTTCATTTTGACAATTTTCCGCTAGGTAATGAGGGGTCAGACCCCTCGCCTACTGTGCATTTGAGACTTTGAAGTTACTAAGCAAATTTACCACTAAATAAGTTGATAAGCAATCTTTCAAATAATAATTTGATCCTCATGAAAGCCTAAATTATCTGTGTGATGTGAATGGTAAAATGCCTTTACATTTTTTCTCTAATTTAGATCTGGAGAGTTGGCAGCAAATGCTTGATTGATGAGGATTGTAGCAATTGTGTATCTAGAATAATTACTGAAGCACGGTTATGAAGATTACGGAATAACAACTAAGCAATTCTCAGAAATGATTGTGAAAAATACAATTTTATGATAAATCTCTATCACGAATGTTATTTTGCAGAAAAATAAAGAAAACCTTAAGAGTAAAATTCACACTATTAATAATATTTCCGTAACTAAGGTTACTAAATTTAGCCAAAGAAATTATTGTAAATATATTGGGTTTTCACTCACGGATAGAAGTGAAAAAGTAGAGACGTTCCATGGAACGTCTCTACAAGGTTTCTGGAAAACGCATATTTAATTTCTAAAGATGTCTAGCGGATTACCACTTATAGATGTAGTTGTAATTGAGTTAAGTGCTGATATAAACCAGTCATGGCGATGAGTTCTGGGTGAGTACCTTGTTCTACAATCATCCCTTGGTCTAAAACCAGGATATAGTCGGCATGGCGCACATTAGAGATACGATGCGAGATGATAAAGGTAGTGCGCTTTTGAGTAATTAAAGCGAGGTTTTGTTGAAAGGTTTGTTCTGATTCAGCATCTAAACCGATAGTAACTTCATCCAAAACCAATATTTTGGGATTCCTAATCAATGCGCGGGCGATCGCAATTTTCTGTCGTTGCCCACCAGACAACCCTAAACCCCTTTCTGCTACTGGGGTGTCATAACCTAGAGGCAATGCTTGAATAAAATCATGTGCGCCAGCTAATTTAGCAGCCGCTACGGCTTGTTCCCGGATCAACTCTGGATCATATAAGGTGATGTTGTCTAAGATTGTTCCTGAAAAGAGGAAAGACTCTTGTGATACCAACCCCAACTGACTCCGCAACGACTGGGGAGACATCACAGATGTATCATGGCCATCGATCATCATTCTCCCCTGTTCAGGATGATATAAACCAGCTAATAAATTGGCTAAAGTGCTTTTACCTGAACCACTTTGACCAATAATGCCAATAATTTGTCCAGGTTGAACTCGGAAAGACAGATTTTGCAGGGTGTAACGCTCTTGCAGGTGACTATAACGAAAACACACATTTTCTAACTGCACCTCACCGCGAATGGGCGGCATAACCAACAGTGTGGTTTGTGAACTTTCTTCTGATGTAGAAGTAAAAACATCATTGAGTCGTTCCACCGAAATCAGCACTTGTTGGAATTCATCCCATAACCCCACCAAAGCTAAAACTGGATTAGTCACACTACCAATCAGCAGATTAAATGCCACAAACTGTCCCAAGGACATCTGCTTACCAATTACCAAACTTACCCCAAACCATAAAATCAGGGTGCTACCGACATGGTTAATTAGGCTGCGAGTTAGCTGCAAACGATTAGCCAGCTTCTGCCCCCGTAACCGCGCCTTTAACATCTTTAAGAAATGCTCCTCCCAGTATTTCTGTAAGGAGCGTTCCGCCGTGGCAGTTTTGACTGTGACAATCCCAGTCATCATTTCCGCGATCGCAGATTGTTGTCCTGCTGATTCTTTCCAGATTTCTCTAGATGCTTGCTTAATATACGAACTCACCCCCACAGTTAAAAACACAATTGGGAGAATCCAACTGATCACCAAGAGAGTGAGTTGCCAGTTGTAGTAAGTCATTAACCCCAGGTAAATCAGTACCATGAAGCTATCTATTGTGGCTCCAATGGCCCGCCGGGTAATAAATAGTTGAATTTTGTGATTTTCTTGAATCCGGCTAAGAATATCTTCAACTTGGCGGGAGGCAAAAAATTGCAGTGGTAACTGTAGGGTGTAGTTAACAAAACTAGCGACTAAATTCAGATCAATCCGGCTAGCAAAATAATCTAGTAAATATTGATGCTGTGCAGTTAAGACAATCCGCCAGATACCTAAACACAGGTAGCCGACTGCAAACATATTGAGGGTTTCCAGATTTCTTGCAGGTATCATTTGGTCGATAACTACCTGAGTACATAAGGGAGTTACCAACCCAAACACCTGTACTAATAGGGAGGCAAGAATAATTTGTTTGAGTAATTTCCGGTAGTGCCACAATGTTTGTCCGTAGCGCCCCAGAGATACTTTTTCACTCTTGAGGGTGTAAAAAATTTCCGTAGGGTTTAATAATAGAGCGTATCCTGTCCAACTAGCTTCAAATTTAGGACGTTTCAGCCAGCGTCTACCCAAGGCTGGATCAGAAATCAATAGGCGATCGCCTTTTACCTGCCAAACTACTACATAGTGAATTCCTTGCCAATGGGCAATCCAGGGGTTAGTTTGCCACTCTAACTTATCTAAACTGGCTCGTACTGGCAGCACTTGATAACCCAGGCTTTCGGCTGCTGTCGTTAATCCTTGGAGAGTTGCACCTAATCTATCTATCTGTGCTAAGTTCCGCAGAGTAGGCAGACTCAAACGTTTACCCCAGTATTGGCTAATCATTGCCAAACACGCTGCGCCGCAATCCGCTAAACTTTGCTGCTGAATAAAGGGATAAGAGTACCAAAACTTTGGTTTTATAGGAGGTTGCAATCCTCCTTGGGGAAAGTCTATTGTTTCTGTTTCTGATGTCTCTGATGTGGCTATAACCGAGGGGGGGTGATCTGCTTGGGAGTCACGTTGTGAGACATGAGTCAGCTGGGGTAGGCGGATCTCTGGCTTACTATTAATAGTCTTAACTGTTGGTTTTGTTTCTGTAGGTTTGTAGTTGGTGGTAAATAAATGAGGTGCGATCGCTTTAGCTACGTCCCAATTTTCCGGTGATAGGTGGTAGACTAACAAATCACTTTGGGCATTGCCATCGGGGGGTGTGAGATCAGGATATCCCCAACTATCTCCCCGCAAGGGCGGTGAACTTCCTACCGATATAGACTGGACTTGACCACTCGCTAGCCAAAAGCGTCCTTTTTCTGGTGGAGTCGCTTCTAATAGGGATGAACCAACTGGAATCTGCTGGGCGACAAACAAAGGTAGTAATTCTCGTAGTTTCCCACTGGTGAGAGATTGCAAATCGCTACAACTTTTAAAGAAAATCAATGCTTGTCGTTCATTAGTTAACTGTCGTAAATAATTTTTTAGTTGGGGTAGGCGTTGCAACCATTGTTCCAAGTCAGAAACTGTGATTTGTGCCACATAGCCAGGACTAGCTGCGATCGCCTGATACGCTAAAGGTTGATGAAAAAATAAATGATCTGCTCCAAAAGTTTGTCCAGCTAACAATAACTGAGTAGAAACTTCTCGCCCTAGCTTGGGATTAAAACCCAACAGGCGGACTCTACCTTGACAAACCAAGTAAATAATATTATTACTATCTTCAATTTCTTGATTCAAACCATAGCTAGTCAGCTCATCACCTAATTGAAACTCATGAATTACCCAAGCTTGGCTAAACTCTGGAGCTAGACTTGTATCCCCTGCAACTAGCCTCACAAGTTTGAGAATAGGTGCTGTTGGAGTGGGAAATGGCTGATCGCTAGCATAGTTTTGCAGCCCTCCCTGAACTCTTAACGACGAAGAGGGGTTCATGGTTTATTTCGGTTGAGTATGTAAAGTTTTGGGTTGATTAAGCTAGGAGTTGCAACACAAAAAAGTGGATGTTGATGACAATGATGGAATTTTGGATTATTCCAAAGCCTCTGAAAAAGATAATTATTGGTTCTTTTCAGCACCAATTGCTTCATGAGTACTTTTCAGTAGCTTTTCCTGTGCGACTATTTGACAGCAGTATCTACCTAGCAAAAAACAAGTTATTTTGACATCAGAGTTTTTATTACCTGTTGATGCACATCCATATGTAAAAACTTGATAATTTACCAGCAGTCTATATATATTTTGTTAATCAATCGCAAAGATATAACAATAGTATTTCTACTAAGTAGATAAGAACATTAATTGCCACACTCCCAAGAAGCTAATGATGAACTAACTTAGTCATTGTTTTGGATAGTCATATTCGCACTACTATTTAAGCGCAAAACATTATTTGCTTTTGAGGATTTAGAATTTTTCTTAATCTAGTTACTTTTTCCCTTAGTTGATTAAACAACCGGAAAATAACCCCAAAAAATGTTAACGCTTACTTTTTGTTTGATGCAAAATGCCACCCAAGAGACAGATACTAGAGCATCTAAAAGCATGAATATGTATTTTATGCTACAGATTTTCCATAGTTTCTTTCTAAAAAAAATCGCAATATTGCCAAGGTAGTTGACACCCCTCATTGGTATCGTAAACGTCTAAAACCTAGTCATAAAAAGCTACTCAGAGTAAAAATATTTTTATTAAAACTAAATTGAGCCATTCTCAACCTTGATTTTTGGTATCAGCATAGCTGCAAAATTTAAAAAAATTTTAGAGTCGCTAAAGTTAAGAATAAATGTGAGTTTTCCAAGTGGATTTTTCTTTCATACCTATCTCATCATGAAAACCCCGGTTTCTTCAAGGAACGGGGGTTTTCATGGTTCATAACTGTTTTGATTGAGGTTTATGCTAATTGAACTACGAAAAAATGATAATTGTTATCAGTTAGAACTACTATTTGATTCACCTTGTGGTTGCTCTATGCTTTCAGGTGAAGTGCTTGAAGAAGGATTAGCTGGTGTACTGGTTGCAGGGCTTCCCGTAGAAGTGTCGTTTCTGTTCTCTAGATTAGGAGTATTACTTTGACTTGGCTGCTGATTATTGGGTGTAACCGCAGGTGATCTTCCAGGTGTAGATTCTTGGGGTGGAACCGTGACGTTAATCTGTGGTGAAACTGGTGCAGATGTTGCTGTGGCTTGTGGTTGTGGAATCACAACAGGTACTTCTCTGGTTCTTTCAATGATTGTGGTTTGTGGTTGAGGAGACAAGCTAGGTGTGGGATTGGCATTAGTTGGTATAGGAGTTTCTACAGGTGTAGTGTTATCAATAGTTACATTTCTCTGATTAGAGTACCAAAACGCACCAATAGCCAAACCCACGAGGGATGTGAATAAAATACCCATCAATAAAGCACTAGCGGTATTTTCATTATCACGTTCAGCTAAATTAGCTTGCTGATATCTACGCTCAGTATAGCGACCATTGGCATAACCATTTTGGTAAGAATTATTGTCTGTTGCAGTGTTTCGCTCTAAGTGAGTATGATGACGACCAGTAGCATCTGTGTAAGATTCTTTTCTAACTTCTTGGTTATAAGTTTCACGTTCATTGGGGTTAGACATAGCTTTAAATTCCCTCCTCAACGTCATATCAACAAAATAAAGCTTTGTAACAATAAGAAGTTTTACCAGTGTAGAAACAGGTTTCTATACATCAAACCTGTGTAGTTTGATTTGTTACTGAGCCTGAGATATGTTTCAGAATAACTTCTGTATTGTTTGACAAGTCTCTATCTTGAGGAGAAAAACTTATAAATCAAAAGAGAGAATAAATGTTAATTAACCATTACTACCGCTATTAACAAGTTTTTCCCCTTTCAACATCCGCACTGCGGCTTCTAGGAGAGCTTCTTCTAAGTAGGGTTTAGTAAAGTAGCCACTAGCACCGAGTTGAATCGCCATTTGTCTGTGTTTATCTGCACCCCGTGAGGTGAGCATGGCGATGGGTAAGTGATTGAGATTGGAGTCTTTTTGAATGCGTG carries:
- a CDS encoding HetP family heterocyst commitment protein, producing MNQDVTGMSNFNKAVNPQQFDKVVEAILAGKYSWACVLMLRIAGYNPLHYIPYRTYNRLLKENSEGSRVQQQHHENININKPSVANRTDTNSSSSCLSKIKDLAYFEVVGKQKTEIRGGHLEQCLSQKLYDYQSIELEAQPINNQDTSLKLRELNLINN
- a CDS encoding cysteine peptidase family C39 domain-containing protein → MNPSSSLRVQGGLQNYASDQPFPTPTAPILKLVRLVAGDTSLAPEFSQAWVIHEFQLGDELTSYGLNQEIEDSNNIIYLVCQGRVRLLGFNPKLGREVSTQLLLAGQTFGADHLFFHQPLAYQAIAASPGYVAQITVSDLEQWLQRLPQLKNYLRQLTNERQALIFFKSCSDLQSLTSGKLRELLPLFVAQQIPVGSSLLEATPPEKGRFWLASGQVQSISVGSSPPLRGDSWGYPDLTPPDGNAQSDLLVYHLSPENWDVAKAIAPHLFTTNYKPTETKPTVKTINSKPEIRLPQLTHVSQRDSQADHPPSVIATSETSETETIDFPQGGLQPPIKPKFWYSYPFIQQQSLADCGAACLAMISQYWGKRLSLPTLRNLAQIDRLGATLQGLTTAAESLGYQVLPVRASLDKLEWQTNPWIAHWQGIHYVVVWQVKGDRLLISDPALGRRWLKRPKFEASWTGYALLLNPTEIFYTLKSEKVSLGRYGQTLWHYRKLLKQIILASLLVQVFGLVTPLCTQVVIDQMIPARNLETLNMFAVGYLCLGIWRIVLTAQHQYLLDYFASRIDLNLVASFVNYTLQLPLQFFASRQVEDILSRIQENHKIQLFITRRAIGATIDSFMVLIYLGLMTYYNWQLTLLVISWILPIVFLTVGVSSYIKQASREIWKESAGQQSAIAEMMTGIVTVKTATAERSLQKYWEEHFLKMLKARLRGQKLANRLQLTRSLINHVGSTLILWFGVSLVIGKQMSLGQFVAFNLLIGSVTNPVLALVGLWDEFQQVLISVERLNDVFTSTSEESSQTTLLVMPPIRGEVQLENVCFRYSHLQERYTLQNLSFRVQPGQIIGIIGQSGSGKSTLANLLAGLYHPEQGRMMIDGHDTSVMSPQSLRSQLGLVSQESFLFSGTILDNITLYDPELIREQAVAAAKLAGAHDFIQALPLGYDTPVAERGLGLSGGQRQKIAIARALIRNPKILVLDEVTIGLDAESEQTFQQNLALITQKRTTFIISHRISNVRHADYILVLDQGMIVEQGTHPELIAMTGLYQHLTQLQLHL